TGGGAAGGCTACTGCAACACCCATGATATGCTGACCGTGAAAGACGTTGAGGAGATGAAGGCGAAATATCCGAACGCTCAATTTGTCGTGCATCCGGAATGCCGTCCTGAAGTTGTAGAGCTGGGCGATTTCGTAGGCAGTACAACAGCCATTATTAAATATTGCAAGGAGTCGGATTGTCAGGAGTTTATCGTCGGTACGGAAGACGGTACCGGCTACCAGCTGCGTCTGGACAGCCCGAACAAGACATTCCATTTTGCATCCAAATATTTGGTTTGCCCGAATATGAAAGTGAACAACTTGAAGAAGCTGGTGAAGTGCCTGGAAACCATGCAGCCTCAAATTTACGTTCCTGATCATGTTGCGGACGAAGCCCGTAAGTCCCTGGAGCGCATGTTACTCGTTAAATAGGAGGAGCATGCGCTACTCCTATGCTTGGAGGCGCATTACGAAGATGATGATACCAAGATACCTTGTTGATCTGTCGCTCGAGGACTTGCCGGTAATAGAGAAGGACGTTATTGTGATTGGGGCCGGCATCGCCGGTCTTTTTACCGCACTTCGGGCAAGCGAGAATAATCAGTCTGTCTTAATGATTACGAAAAAATCACTGCTCGACAGCAATACGCGTTACGCGCAGGGCGGTATCGCAGCCGTAATCTCGGATGACGATTCTCCTGCTTACCACCGTGAAGATACGCTTATTGCAGGGGCTGGCCTCTGCTCCGAGGATGCCGTTAACGTTCTGGTTCATGAAGGACCGGAAGGGGTTAACAATCTGATCAGCATGGGGACCCAGTTCGACCTGGAGAACGGTGAATTTGCGCTGACCAAGGAAGGCGCGCATAGCCAGCGCCGTATTCTTCATGCCAATGGCGATGCGACGGGTTATGAAATCGTGCGTGCTCTCTCGGAGAAGGCGACAGCCGACCCGGGCATAGATGTATGGGACGATCATTTTGTGATCGATCTTGTTACGCAGGACGGCGAATGCTGCGGAGCGATCGTGCAGAAGCCTGACGGACACCGTTTATACGTTCGAGGAAAAGCGACGATTCTGTGTTCCGGAGGGACGGGACAATTATACCGTTATACAACAAACCCGGATGTAGCAACCGGAGACGGTATTGCAATGGCTTACCGGGCAGGCGCGCTTATTCAGGACATGGAGTTTGTGCAATTCCATCCGACTTCGCTATGTTATCCCGGCGCCCCGCGTTTCTTGATCTCGGAGGCCGTTCGCGGAGAAGGCGCTTATCTGCGCAATATTCGGGGCGAGCGGTTTATGGATCGTTACCATCATCAGCTGGAGCTGGCGCCGCGCGATGTTGTGGCGCGTGCTATTGTTAGCGAAATGGAAGAGACGAAGTCGACCTTCGTTTATCTGGATATCACGCATGAGTCGCCCGAAATGGTGAAGCATCGTTTCCCTACGATTTACGAGTTCTGTCTGCAGTACGGGCTGGATCTGACAACCGACTGGATTCCGGTCGCGCCGGCTGCCCATTATATGATGGGCGGAGTCAAAACCGATCTGTTCGGGGAAACCAATATAAGAAGACTGTTTGCTTGCGGAGAAGTATCATCTACTGGCGTTCACGGCGCAAACCGACTTGCGAGCAATTCATTGTCCGAAGCGATTGTATTTGGCAAAAGGATTGTAGACAGCATTATGAAGCTGTCGGACCTGGAGACGAAGCCTGTTATTGAGAAGGATAAATTACGCACCAGTGCGCCTATGCAGGCTGTAGTCGAGAAAAGGCTGAAGCTGCAGAAGGTGATGGTGCGGTATGCGGGGCTTCGCCGTGACGCGCTTGGGCTTGAGAGAGGGCTTGATGAATTGAAGCGGCAGTTGCCGTTCTTCCAATCGGTTCTGGCCAAACGCGAGGAATACGAGTTCGCAAACCTGCTGACCTGCGCGATTCTGACTACGGAATCCGCGCTTCAGAGGGAAGAAAGCCGAGGCGGCCATTTCCGGGAAGACTTCCCGGAGAAGAATGACGAGGTATGGCGCAAGCATACCGTTATGCACCGGCTGCAAGGAACGACAGAGGAGCGAATTATTCATGTTTGATACAACATTTGGCACATATAACCATGCCCTGCGCGAGCAAATTCGCAGTTGGCTGGCTGAAGATATCGGAAGCGGCGATATTACGACGGCAACAACGATTCCGATGGGCTCGCATTCTACAGCGGTGATCCATGTGAAGGAGAGCGGGATTATTGCCGGTCTTCCGGTTGCGCAGATTGTCTTCGAAATTGTGGATCCGGAGCTTCAGTTCGAAGCAAAAGTACAAGACGGCGAACATGTAGAGAAGGGTACGGTCATCGCAACCGTAGAAGGCAGTACCCATAGTCTGCTTACGGGCGAGCGTCTGGCGCTTAACCTGATGCAGCGCCTGTCCGGCATCGCAACAAAGACGAATGCTTTTGTAGCGGCGCTGGAAGGCTTGCCTGTCCGTCTGGTGGATACGCGCAAAACAACGCCAGGCCACCGGATGCTGGAGAAGTATGCGGTCCGTGTTGGCGGAGGGGCAAATCACCGTTTTGGTTTATACGACGCCGTAATGATCAAAGATAATCATATCAAGGGTGCAGGCGGAATCCGCCAGGCCGTTGAAGCATCCCGTGCGGCAATTCCACATACAATGAAGATCGAGGTAGAGGCGGAGTCTCTCGGGCAGGTAGAAGAAGCTCTGGCAAGCGGCGCGGATATCATTATGCTCGACAATATGGCATCGACCTTGATGACGGAAGCGGTAAGCCTCATTAAGTCGCGCTCGCCTCATGTTATAGTAGAAGCATCGGGCAACGTGCGTTTGGATACGGTTCGCGCTATTGCAGCCTGCGGCGTGGATGTCATTTCCGTCGGCGGCTTGACCTATTCGTTTAATGCCCTTGATATCAGTCTGGATTTGAATGAGAAAAAAGGAGGCGCGCGGGCGTGATTTTAGTAATCGATGTGGGCAACACAAACATCGTTCTGGGCGTCTATAAGGGCAAGGATTTGCTGCATCACTGGCGGCTCAGCACGAACCGTTCGGCGACCGTCGATGAATACGGCATGAACATTCATAATCTGTTCCACTATGCGGGAATCCGGATGGAGCAGATCGAAGGCGTTATTATTTCTTCGGTTGTTCCGCCGCTCATGCGTGCCCTCGAACAGCTGTGCATGAAATATTTGCGCAAGACGCCGCTTGTCGTTGGTCCCGGCATTAAAACAGGGCTTAATATCCGCTATGAGAATCCGCGCGAGGTCGGAGCCGACCGGATCGTGAACTCCGTTGCGGGTATCGTGAAATACGGCTCGCCGCTTATCGTTGTCGATTTCGGCACGGCCACAACGTTTGACTATATCGATGCTTCGGGAAGCTACCTGGGCGGAGCGATTGTGCCCGGCATCGGCATTTCCACGGAAGCCTTGTACCAGCGTGCGGCAAAGCTGCCGCGTATTGAACTAGTCAAGCCGAAGAGTGTCATCGGCCGCAATCCCGTCACGTCCATGCAAGCCGGTATCATCTACGGTTACGCCGGACAAGTTGACGGTATCGTGAACCGGATTAGAAAAGAGTTTCAGGTAAGCCCACGCGTTGTAGCGACGGGTGGGCTGGCAGAGTTAATTAGCACGGAATCGGAAACGATAGAAGAAGTTGATCCACTTCTGACGTTGGAGGGATTGCGCATTATTTACGAACGGAATCAGGAGGGATAAACATGGAGCAGTTACCAGACGTACTTGTCCGGGGTACGGCGTGGGGAGGTAAAATTCGCGTTTTTGCAGCTTGCACAACACAGCTTGTAAACGAGTTGCAATGGCGCCATCAGACATTGCCGACCGCAACAGCCGCCTTCGGGCGCACGGCAACGGCCGCAGCAATCATGGGAGCAATGCTGAAGGGCGAGGAGCAGCTAACGGTAAAAGTAAAAGGCGACGGTCCAATCGGCCAAATCGTCGTTGACGCGAATGCGCATGGCGAGGTGCGCGGGTATGTCGATAATCCGGATGTTCTTCTGCCAAGCAACGAGCACGGGAAGATTGACGTTGCCGGCGGGGTTGGCCGGAACGGTTATCTCCACATTATCAAGGATCTGGGCCTGAAGGATCCTTATCTCGGCAGCGTACCGATTATATCGGGCGAGCTGGGCGAGGATTTCACTTATTATTTTGCCGTATCCGAACAGACGCCTTCCGCGGTTGGACTTGGCGTACTTGTTGAGCCTGATGGAAGAGTCACTCATGCCGGGGGCTTTATTTTGCAGCTTTTGCCCGGTCTTACCGACGAAGAAATTACCCGTCTTGAACAGGCTATCGGTTCCATTCCGCATGTGACGAAGCTGATGGAGCAAGGCGAAACGCCGGAAGGTATCCTGCGGCTCCTTGTAGGCGATGATCTGCATATTCACGATTCGCTGGAGCTGAAGTTCCAGTGTAAATGCTCGCGGGATCGTGTAGAGCAGACGCTCATCAGTCTCGGGGTATCGGAGCTGGAGCAGATCATTGAGGAAGACGGCAAGGCAGAAGTAGTCTGCCATTATTGCAATGAGGCTTACACGTTTGACGGGGAACAGCTGCAAGAGCTGATAGACCAGGCGAAGCCGAATCTGGTGCAATAATGCCGGGGGCATCGGGGAAATGAAGAAATACGGGGTATTAAAAGCAGTTGTTGTTCTTCAAGCGATCTGTATGATTGTACTAAGCGTGGCGGTTATTGTGAAGTTGTCTCCGTTCTCGGACGATCCCGACAAGCATGATCCCGATTCGGAGACAAAGGCGCAAGCCGGGGATACGCCAAGCGATTCCGATCACGCATACAGCGATGGAATCGCAGCAACGGTAGGCGGGTTCCCGATTACGGCCGAGGATCTGGCTGAGCAGCTCAAGCGGCAGTATGGCGATAATGTGCTGCGGACAATGATGGTTCACAAGGCCATTGATTTGGAAGCAGAGGCTCAGCAGCTAAGCTTGTCCTCCGAAGAAGAGGAGCGGGAGCTTACCTCTATGATGGACGGCTATGATAGCGAAGAAGTTTTTTATGAAGTGATGAAAGATCAGCTCGGCATGACGAAGAGTGATGTAGAGGAAGATGTAAAGTATCGTCTTCTGCTCGAGAAGATTGCTATTCTAACCGTTAATCTGTCCGAAGTGGAGATCGAGAATTACATAGCAGCTCATCCGGAGCAATTCGCGGATCGGCTAAGGCTTCATGTACAATGGATTGTCACGGATACGGAGAAGGAAGCGGACGATGTGCTTGATAAGCTCACGGCAGGCGATTCATTCGAACAGCTCGCGCTGGAGTATTCGAAGGATGCGAATACATCGGATGCGGGCGGGGACCTTGGTCTTATCGATTCGGATGATCCGTTCTATGATGCCGAAATGATGGAGGAAGCCAGCAGGCTGCAGACCGGCGAATCAACCGGACCCATAAAGGTTCCGGAAGGCTATGCGGTTATTCGCGTGCTGGAGCGCCAGAAAACAGAGGGTCTATCCGGCCATGTCCTGTATGATACCGCCCGCAAGGAGCTGGCATTGTCCAAAGCTAAGCCGCTTAATGAGATCGAGGATGGTTTGCTCGAGAAATACAACGCAGAGATTACCCCTTAGGAGCACTTATCTATCATCTGGAAGCCGCCCGGCAGGGCGGCTTCTCCCTTATCCTGTCAATTCAAGAAAGAAACTATTGACAACGGATACGAGAGATTGATAAGATGTTAGTAGTGAAAAAACCAACTAAATTAGTCGGAATAAGGGAGGCAATTATTCTCATGGCTAGAATCGTAAACAGCGTAACTGAACTTATTGGTGATACACCGCTTGTCCGTTTGAACCGTCTTGTACCGGAGGACAGCGCGGAAATCTATGTGAAGCTTGAGTACCAGAACCCGGGCGCAAGCGTTAAAGACCGTATCGCGATCAGCATGATCGAAGTAGCGGAGCAAGAAGGCGTTCTGAAGCCTGGCGATACAATTGTTGAGCCTACAAGCGGCAACACAGGTATCGGTCTTGCTATGGTAGCTGCGGCAAAAGGCTACAAAGCGATCCTCGTTATGCCTGAAACAATGAGTATCGAGCGCCGCAACCTGCTTCGTGCTTACGGTGCTGAGCTTGTTCTGACTCCAGGATCCGAAGGCATGAACGGTGCCGTTCGCAAAGCGGAAGAGCTGGCGAAAGAGAACCCGTCCTACTTCATCCCGCAACAATTCAAGAACCAAGCTAACGTAAAAGTACACCGCGAAACAACGGGTCCGGAAATCGTAGAAGCGATTAACTCGCTTGACGGCAAGCTGGATGCTTTTGTTGCCGGTATCGGTACTGGCGGTACAATCTCGGGTACGGGCGAAGTGCTGAAGAAGAACTTCGAAGGTATCAAGATTTACGCGGTTGAGCCTGCTGCATCCCCGATCCTGTCGGGCGGCAACCCAGGTCCTCACAAAATCCAAGGTATCGGCGCTAACTTCGTGCCGGATATCCTGAACCGTGAGATCTACGACGGCGTTATTACGGTTGAGAACGAAGAAGCATTCGAATACGCACGCCGTGCTGCGAAAGAAGAAGGTCTTCTGGTCGGTATTTCTTCCGGTGCTGCTATCTATGCTGCTCTGAAAGTAGCAAAAGAACTCGGCAAAGGAAAACGCGTTATTGCGATTATTCCATCGAACGGCGAGCGTTACCTGTCCACGCCTCTGTTCAACTTCGAGAACTAATTGTCTCCTATAAGTCCCCCGTTCTTAGGAACGGGGGCTTTTTGACGTTTGCAGAGGCTTTTTGTATACTTAGCAAATCATACCTGATCGGAGGGAATTAACATGTTCACCGCAGTAGGGCAGTGGGCTTTATGGCAGGCAGAGCGCAAATATACAACCTTGCCGCTGCTGAAGCGCATTCCGCTTCATGCCATTACGGTTGATTCATGGGAGTCGGCATGGGGCGCGGCTTCACAGCATGCATTCGTATTGGAGAGCGGCAAGGATGGACGTTATACCTATTTGGGGCTGCATCCGGAAGGAGTTATCCGCGGCAAAGGATACAATGCCCATTCATCGGAATGGGACCGCGAGGGACAAGTCCTGTCGGAACAGCTCTGGGAAGGCAAGCCGCTTGAAGTGGTCCGGCGCTGGATGGAGCCGCACCGTTCCCCTAAACTTGCGGATGGTCCTAAGTGGACGGGAGGGTGCATAGGCTTTTGGAGCTATGATGTTATCCGCTCTATCGAGCGGCTGCCTGAGCTTGCCGCGGATGATACGGGACTTCCGGATTATCTGTTCCTTCGGATGAACCGGATCTGGATCGTGGATCAGCAGGAGAAGATGCTCTACTGCGCGGTCCATACGGCGGTTACCGGGGAAGAGAGTGAAGCCCATCTGCAGGCGAAGTACGACGAGGCGGTTGCGCAAGCAGAGGAGATGGCTGCGTTCTGGCAGCAGCATATTCAGTCTCAGGCTGGCGAGGCTTCGGCCGTACGCGAGGAGCGCAGACTGTTCACGGAAAGCGATAGCCTACACATTGACGTAGAGTCGGTAGAGGGCATCACTTCTCCCTTTCGGAAGGAAGCGTTTATGGAGGCTGTCAGCCGGATTCAGCAATATATCAGCCAAGGCGATGTATTCCAAGTGAACCTGTCGCAGCGGCAGAGCCGGAAGGTCAGTTCCTCGCCGGAGGAGCTGTACGAATGGCTTCGTATTTTTAATCCGTCGCCTTACATGGGCTTTCTCCGCTGTCCGGACTTCCAGCTGGTCTCCGCCTCACCGGAGCTTCTCGTCGAGCAGAACGGAGACAAGCTGGCAACACGCCCGATAGCGGGCACGCGCCGCCGGGGACGCTCGGAGGAAGAAGACCGCATAATGGCAGAGGAGCTCCGAACAAGCGAGAAGGAGCGGGCCGAGCATATTATGCTGGTCGACCTGGAGCGGAACGATCTTGGACGAATATCGGAATTTGGAACGGTTAAAGTAGAAGAACTTATGGTCATCGAATATTATTCCCACGTGATGCATCTGGTCTCGCAGGTGGAAGGACTCCTCGCGGAAGGGAAGGATGCCTATGACGTCATCGCCGCGACTTTCCCGGGCGGAACGATTACCGGCGCGCCGAAGATCCGGACCATGGAAATCATCGAGGAGCTTGAGCCCGTGCGGCGCGGGGCTTATACGGGATCGCTCGGATGGATTGACTATAATGGCGATATGGAATTTAATATAATAATAAGAACGATGGCGGTGAAGGACGGTATTGTTAATATTCAAGCCGGCGCGGGTATCGTTATCGATTCCGATCCGGAGCGGGAATATTACGAGTCGTTGAGTAAAGCGAAGGCGCTATGGAAGGCGATTCAGTATAGCGAACGTTTTGCGAAGCGGACGAGCCGGACATAGCGCGGAGCGATATACAAAGGGGGAGCAGGAGCGATGATTCTAGTAATTGATAATTATGATTCGTTTACGTACAACTTGGTACAGTATTTGGGTGAACTGGGCGAAGAGGTTGTCGTGAAACGGAATGACGAGATTGATCTTGCGGGCATTGAGGCGTTAAAGCCTGACCATATTCTGATCTCGCCGGGACCTTGCTCTCCGAACGAAGCAGGGATCAGCCTGTCGGTTATCGAGCATTTCAAAGGCATTATTCCGATCTTTGGCGTATGTCTTGGCCACCAGTCGATCGGACAAGCGTTTGGCGGCGATGTTGTACGCGCGGAGAAGCTGATGCACGGCAAGACGTCTGAAATCCTGCATGATGGCAAAACAATCTTTGAAGGGATCCCTTCTCCGTATACGGCTACCCGTTACCACTCTCTTATTGTAAAGCGCGAGACGCTTCCGGATTGCCTGGAGATTAGTGCGGAAACGGCAGAAGGCGAAATTATGGGACTGCGCCATAAGGAATATCCGATTGAAGGCGTACAGTTCCATCCCGAATCGATCATCACGCAGCACGGTCACGACATGCTGCGCAATTTCTTGAAAATCCGGACGGGCGCGGCGCGATGAAAATCGGGCTGAACCAAGCGGTAATGGAATCTGGCGAAGCTGTGATCTCGGTATACGATCACGGCTTTTTGTACGGTATGGGGTTATTTGAGACGTTCCGCACGTACGGCGGCAAGCCGTATTTGCTGGAACGGCATATGAAGCGCCTGGCGGAGGGCTGCGAAGCGATCGGTATCCGTTACAAGCCCGATCTGGATGCGCTAAGGCAGATGATAGCCACCTTGCTGAGAGAGAACGGGCTTACGGAAGGCTATATCCGTCTGACCGTTACGGCGGGAACCGGGGAACTGGGACTTCCGTCGGGGGATTACGAGCAGCCTACGGAGTTTATGCTCGTTAAGGCGCTTCCGCCTCATAACGAGAGCCTGTACAGCGAAGGCAAGGAATTACGGCTTCTTAAGACCGCAAGAAATACTCCGGAAGGAGCCATTCGATTAAAATCGCTCCATTATA
This region of Paenibacillus sp. JDR-2 genomic DNA includes:
- the nadB gene encoding L-aspartate oxidase — encoded protein: MIPRYLVDLSLEDLPVIEKDVIVIGAGIAGLFTALRASENNQSVLMITKKSLLDSNTRYAQGGIAAVISDDDSPAYHREDTLIAGAGLCSEDAVNVLVHEGPEGVNNLISMGTQFDLENGEFALTKEGAHSQRRILHANGDATGYEIVRALSEKATADPGIDVWDDHFVIDLVTQDGECCGAIVQKPDGHRLYVRGKATILCSGGTGQLYRYTTNPDVATGDGIAMAYRAGALIQDMEFVQFHPTSLCYPGAPRFLISEAVRGEGAYLRNIRGERFMDRYHHQLELAPRDVVARAIVSEMEETKSTFVYLDITHESPEMVKHRFPTIYEFCLQYGLDLTTDWIPVAPAAHYMMGGVKTDLFGETNIRRLFACGEVSSTGVHGANRLASNSLSEAIVFGKRIVDSIMKLSDLETKPVIEKDKLRTSAPMQAVVEKRLKLQKVMVRYAGLRRDALGLERGLDELKRQLPFFQSVLAKREEYEFANLLTCAILTTESALQREESRGGHFREDFPEKNDEVWRKHTVMHRLQGTTEERIIHV
- the nadC gene encoding carboxylating nicotinate-nucleotide diphosphorylase; the encoded protein is MFDTTFGTYNHALREQIRSWLAEDIGSGDITTATTIPMGSHSTAVIHVKESGIIAGLPVAQIVFEIVDPELQFEAKVQDGEHVEKGTVIATVEGSTHSLLTGERLALNLMQRLSGIATKTNAFVAALEGLPVRLVDTRKTTPGHRMLEKYAVRVGGGANHRFGLYDAVMIKDNHIKGAGGIRQAVEASRAAIPHTMKIEVEAESLGQVEEALASGADIIMLDNMASTLMTEAVSLIKSRSPHVIVEASGNVRLDTVRAIAACGVDVISVGGLTYSFNALDISLDLNEKKGGARA
- a CDS encoding type III pantothenate kinase → MILVIDVGNTNIVLGVYKGKDLLHHWRLSTNRSATVDEYGMNIHNLFHYAGIRMEQIEGVIISSVVPPLMRALEQLCMKYLRKTPLVVGPGIKTGLNIRYENPREVGADRIVNSVAGIVKYGSPLIVVDFGTATTFDYIDASGSYLGGAIVPGIGISTEALYQRAAKLPRIELVKPKSVIGRNPVTSMQAGIIYGYAGQVDGIVNRIRKEFQVSPRVVATGGLAELISTESETIEEVDPLLTLEGLRIIYERNQEG
- the hslO gene encoding Hsp33 family molecular chaperone HslO, with amino-acid sequence MEQLPDVLVRGTAWGGKIRVFAACTTQLVNELQWRHQTLPTATAAFGRTATAAAIMGAMLKGEEQLTVKVKGDGPIGQIVVDANAHGEVRGYVDNPDVLLPSNEHGKIDVAGGVGRNGYLHIIKDLGLKDPYLGSVPIISGELGEDFTYYFAVSEQTPSAVGLGVLVEPDGRVTHAGGFILQLLPGLTDEEITRLEQAIGSIPHVTKLMEQGETPEGILRLLVGDDLHIHDSLELKFQCKCSRDRVEQTLISLGVSELEQIIEEDGKAEVVCHYCNEAYTFDGEQLQELIDQAKPNLVQ
- a CDS encoding peptidylprolyl isomerase, with protein sequence MKKYGVLKAVVVLQAICMIVLSVAVIVKLSPFSDDPDKHDPDSETKAQAGDTPSDSDHAYSDGIAATVGGFPITAEDLAEQLKRQYGDNVLRTMMVHKAIDLEAEAQQLSLSSEEEERELTSMMDGYDSEEVFYEVMKDQLGMTKSDVEEDVKYRLLLEKIAILTVNLSEVEIENYIAAHPEQFADRLRLHVQWIVTDTEKEADDVLDKLTAGDSFEQLALEYSKDANTSDAGGDLGLIDSDDPFYDAEMMEEASRLQTGESTGPIKVPEGYAVIRVLERQKTEGLSGHVLYDTARKELALSKAKPLNEIEDGLLEKYNAEITP
- the cysK gene encoding cysteine synthase A, whose product is MARIVNSVTELIGDTPLVRLNRLVPEDSAEIYVKLEYQNPGASVKDRIAISMIEVAEQEGVLKPGDTIVEPTSGNTGIGLAMVAAAKGYKAILVMPETMSIERRNLLRAYGAELVLTPGSEGMNGAVRKAEELAKENPSYFIPQQFKNQANVKVHRETTGPEIVEAINSLDGKLDAFVAGIGTGGTISGTGEVLKKNFEGIKIYAVEPAASPILSGGNPGPHKIQGIGANFVPDILNREIYDGVITVENEEAFEYARRAAKEEGLLVGISSGAAIYAALKVAKELGKGKRVIAIIPSNGERYLSTPLFNFEN
- a CDS encoding anthranilate synthase component I family protein, yielding MFTAVGQWALWQAERKYTTLPLLKRIPLHAITVDSWESAWGAASQHAFVLESGKDGRYTYLGLHPEGVIRGKGYNAHSSEWDREGQVLSEQLWEGKPLEVVRRWMEPHRSPKLADGPKWTGGCIGFWSYDVIRSIERLPELAADDTGLPDYLFLRMNRIWIVDQQEKMLYCAVHTAVTGEESEAHLQAKYDEAVAQAEEMAAFWQQHIQSQAGEASAVREERRLFTESDSLHIDVESVEGITSPFRKEAFMEAVSRIQQYISQGDVFQVNLSQRQSRKVSSSPEELYEWLRIFNPSPYMGFLRCPDFQLVSASPELLVEQNGDKLATRPIAGTRRRGRSEEEDRIMAEELRTSEKERAEHIMLVDLERNDLGRISEFGTVKVEELMVIEYYSHVMHLVSQVEGLLAEGKDAYDVIAATFPGGTITGAPKIRTMEIIEELEPVRRGAYTGSLGWIDYNGDMEFNIIIRTMAVKDGIVNIQAGAGIVIDSDPEREYYESLSKAKALWKAIQYSERFAKRTSRT
- the pabA gene encoding aminodeoxychorismate/anthranilate synthase component II, with amino-acid sequence MILVIDNYDSFTYNLVQYLGELGEEVVVKRNDEIDLAGIEALKPDHILISPGPCSPNEAGISLSVIEHFKGIIPIFGVCLGHQSIGQAFGGDVVRAEKLMHGKTSEILHDGKTIFEGIPSPYTATRYHSLIVKRETLPDCLEISAETAEGEIMGLRHKEYPIEGVQFHPESIITQHGHDMLRNFLKIRTGAAR
- a CDS encoding aminotransferase class IV, producing the protein MKIGLNQAVMESGEAVISVYDHGFLYGMGLFETFRTYGGKPYLLERHMKRLAEGCEAIGIRYKPDLDALRQMIATLLRENGLTEGYIRLTVTAGTGELGLPSGDYEQPTEFMLVKALPPHNESLYSEGKELRLLKTARNTPEGAIRLKSLHYMNNIIAKRELLASGASPSAEGLMLSHEGLLAEGVVSNLFFVQEDKIYTPSTDIGILPGITRQRVIELARGLGYTVREGHYLFEELLDANEIWLTTSIQELVPVTLVTDHHGGSTVVGSGTAGPVLRELLLAYREDTEEQQR